A section of the Roseivirga sp. BDSF3-8 genome encodes:
- a CDS encoding methylmalonyl-CoA mutase family protein produces the protein MSVTEQPYKPKNNIRIVTAASLFDGHDAAINIMRRIIQSTGVEVIHLGHDRSVQEVVDTAIQEDAQAIAMTSYQGGHVEYFKYMYDLLKEKGAGHIKIFGGGGGTILPEEIKELHEYGITRIYSPDDGREMGLQGMINHLVKTADFPVGKQVNGEINKLSEQDKTSLARLISAAENFPDDHSSLLSDIRTKAKDIKVPVLGITGTGGAGKSSLVDELVRRFLVDFDDKKIAIISVDPSKRKTGGALLGDRIRMNAINNERVYMRSLATRQSNLALSKYVQEAINIVKAASFDLIILETSGIGQSDTEIIEHSDMSLYVMTPEYGAATQLEKIDMLDFADIIALNKFDKRGAQDALRDVRKQYKRNHNLWEAKEEDLPVYGTIASQFNDPGMNSLYRAIMTMLADKTGTDLQTSFEASGEMSEKIFIIPPARTRYLSEISETVRHYNKWAVEQKEVAQRLYSLQKSIDTIKETGMSSEEVLKTLQETYEKVHLDMDPHNMKILEGWDEKVDKYKQDEYVYKVRDKEIRVKTHRETLSHTQIPKVVTPRYEAWGDVLYWNLQENVPGEFPYTAGVFPFKREGEDPTRMFAGEGGPERTNRRFHYLSQDMPAKRLSTAFDSVTLYGHDPDHRPDIYGKIGNSGVSVCCLDDAKKLYSGFDLADPTTSVSMTINGPAAIITGFFMNAAIDQQCEKYIRENDLEDEVKQKIKTWFADRGTEQPTYKGDLPEGNNGLGLLLLGITGDKVLPADVYEKIKADTISKVRGTVQADILKEDQAQNTCIFSTEFSLRLMGDMQQYFIENNVRNFYSVSISGYHIAEAGANPITQLAFTLANGFTYVEYYASRGMDINKFAPNLSFFFSNGVDAEYSVIGRVARRIWAKAMKQKYNANDRSQKLKYHIQTSGRSLHAQEIDFNDIRTTLQALYAIYDNCNSLHTNAYDEAITTPTEESVRRAVAIQLIINKELGLAKNENPIQGAFIIEELTDLVEEAVMTEFDRITERGGVLGAMETMYQRSKIQEESLHYETLKHTGEYPIIGVNTYLSSKGSPTVIPSEVIRATKEEKEAQIQTLNKLKAMYDQTGPDILKMVQRQAIDNKNMFEALMEATKYCSLGQITNAMFEVGGQYRRNM, from the coding sequence ATGTCTGTGACTGAACAACCCTACAAACCCAAGAATAATATTCGTATTGTTACCGCTGCCTCGCTTTTCGACGGGCACGATGCGGCTATCAATATCATGCGTCGTATTATTCAGTCTACCGGTGTGGAAGTGATCCACCTGGGGCATGACCGTTCCGTACAGGAAGTAGTGGATACCGCTATCCAGGAAGACGCCCAGGCTATCGCAATGACCAGCTATCAGGGTGGACACGTGGAGTACTTTAAATATATGTACGACCTGCTGAAGGAAAAAGGAGCAGGGCATATTAAGATCTTTGGAGGAGGGGGCGGTACTATCCTTCCCGAAGAGATTAAGGAACTTCATGAGTATGGTATCACCCGAATTTACAGCCCGGACGACGGACGTGAAATGGGCTTGCAGGGTATGATCAATCACCTGGTAAAGACAGCTGACTTTCCGGTGGGCAAGCAGGTAAACGGTGAAATAAATAAGCTGAGCGAGCAGGATAAAACCTCACTGGCACGGCTTATCTCTGCGGCTGAGAACTTTCCTGATGATCATAGCAGCCTGCTGAGTGATATCCGGACCAAAGCAAAAGACATAAAGGTGCCCGTCCTCGGTATTACCGGTACCGGCGGAGCGGGCAAGTCCTCCCTGGTAGATGAACTGGTGCGCCGTTTCCTGGTTGACTTTGATGATAAAAAGATTGCGATCATCTCCGTAGACCCCAGTAAGCGAAAGACCGGAGGTGCTTTGCTCGGTGACCGTATCCGGATGAACGCCATCAATAACGAGCGTGTGTATATGCGCTCTCTGGCCACCCGGCAAAGTAACCTCGCACTAAGCAAATATGTGCAGGAGGCTATTAATATAGTAAAAGCGGCAAGTTTCGATCTGATCATTCTGGAGACTTCCGGAATAGGGCAGTCCGATACCGAGATCATTGAGCACTCAGACATGTCACTCTACGTGATGACGCCTGAATACGGTGCAGCCACCCAGCTGGAAAAAATCGACATGCTTGACTTTGCCGATATCATCGCATTGAACAAGTTTGATAAACGTGGCGCCCAGGATGCCCTGAGGGATGTACGTAAACAGTATAAGCGTAACCATAACCTCTGGGAAGCCAAAGAAGAAGACCTCCCCGTATATGGTACCATTGCTTCCCAGTTCAATGATCCCGGTATGAACTCACTCTACCGGGCTATCATGACCATGCTGGCTGACAAAACAGGTACTGATTTGCAGACAAGTTTTGAGGCCAGCGGTGAGATGTCCGAAAAGATATTCATTATCCCCCCTGCCCGCACCCGTTACCTCTCAGAGATTTCCGAGACGGTCCGTCACTATAATAAATGGGCAGTTGAACAAAAAGAAGTCGCCCAGAGACTATATAGCCTGCAGAAGAGTATCGACACCATCAAAGAAACAGGCATGAGCTCTGAAGAAGTGCTTAAAACCCTGCAGGAAACCTACGAGAAAGTGCACCTGGATATGGACCCGCACAATATGAAGATACTCGAGGGCTGGGATGAAAAAGTAGATAAGTACAAGCAGGACGAGTACGTATATAAAGTACGTGACAAGGAGATTAGAGTAAAGACCCATCGTGAGACCTTATCACACACACAGATCCCTAAAGTAGTAACCCCGCGGTATGAGGCCTGGGGTGATGTCCTATACTGGAACCTTCAGGAGAACGTACCCGGAGAGTTTCCCTATACAGCAGGTGTTTTCCCTTTCAAGCGGGAGGGAGAGGACCCTACCCGTATGTTTGCCGGGGAGGGCGGCCCCGAGCGGACCAACCGCCGCTTTCATTATCTCAGCCAGGATATGCCCGCCAAGCGTCTGAGTACGGCATTTGATTCCGTCACACTCTATGGCCATGATCCGGACCATCGTCCCGATATCTATGGTAAGATCGGTAACTCAGGCGTATCTGTTTGCTGCCTGGACGATGCCAAAAAACTTTACAGCGGCTTTGACCTGGCTGACCCCACCACCTCCGTTTCCATGACTATTAATGGGCCCGCTGCTATCATTACCGGGTTCTTCATGAATGCGGCCATTGATCAGCAATGCGAAAAATACATTCGCGAAAACGACCTTGAAGATGAGGTAAAGCAAAAGATCAAAACATGGTTTGCTGATAGAGGTACAGAGCAACCCACCTATAAGGGCGACCTTCCTGAAGGTAATAACGGTCTCGGGCTTTTGCTTTTAGGTATTACCGGCGATAAGGTGCTGCCTGCCGACGTCTATGAAAAGATTAAAGCCGATACAATCTCTAAAGTACGGGGCACCGTACAGGCAGATATCCTGAAAGAGGACCAGGCCCAGAATACCTGTATCTTCAGTACAGAATTCAGCCTGAGGCTTATGGGAGATATGCAGCAGTATTTTATCGAGAATAATGTGCGCAACTTCTATAGCGTATCCATCTCCGGCTACCATATAGCCGAGGCCGGCGCTAACCCAATTACCCAGCTCGCCTTTACCCTGGCCAATGGCTTCACCTATGTGGAATATTATGCCAGCCGCGGAATGGACATCAACAAGTTTGCCCCTAACTTATCCTTCTTCTTCTCTAACGGAGTGGATGCTGAATACTCCGTAATTGGCCGGGTTGCCCGTCGTATATGGGCTAAGGCCATGAAGCAGAAGTACAATGCCAATGACCGCAGCCAAAAGCTGAAGTATCATATTCAGACAAGTGGCAGGTCCCTTCATGCACAGGAGATAGACTTCAATGATATCCGGACCACCCTGCAGGCCTTGTATGCAATTTATGATAACTGTAACTCACTGCACACCAATGCCTATGACGAGGCTATTACCACCCCTACCGAGGAGTCAGTACGCCGTGCGGTAGCCATACAGCTTATTATAAACAAAGAGCTAGGCTTGGCTAAGAATGAGAATCCTATCCAGGGAGCCTTCATTATAGAAGAGCTCACAGACCTGGTAGAAGAGGCCGTGATGACCGAGTTTGACCGTATTACCGAGCGTGGCGGCGTACTGGGAGCCATGGAAACCATGTACCAGCGCAGTAAAATCCAGGAGGAGAGCCTGCACTATGAGACACTCAAGCATACCGGTGAGTATCCAATCATAGGCGTAAATACCTATCTTTCTTCCAAAGGTTCACCTACCGTTATTCCCAGCGAGGTAATCCGTGCTACCAAAGAAGAGAAGGAAGCCCAGATACAGACCCTGAATAAACTGAAGGCTATGTATGATCAAACCGGGCCCGATATACTCAAGATGGTACAGCGCCAGGCAATAGACAATAAGAATATGTTTGAAGCACTGATGGAGGCTACCAAATACTGCAGCCTTGGGCAGATCACCAATGCCATGTTTGAGGTAGGTGGTCAGTACAGGCGGAATATGTAA
- a CDS encoding alpha/beta fold hydrolase codes for MPAKPPLLLLHGALGSKDQFATLGQKLSETFEIHSLNFSGHGGRSVQPEPFTIHSFGRDVLVYLDEHKLEKPNTFGFSMGGYVALWLARFHPTRIGRIMTLGTKFNWTPQAAVKEKAMLDPDTILEKVPKFATMLKERHAPSNWRTVLHKTAEMMEGLGNGECLKDKDFEAIDHLTRICVGSEDTMVTTIESQHVAGLIPGGTFFLFNNFTHPIERADTGLLSEEITEFMTKA; via the coding sequence ATGCCCGCCAAACCACCCTTATTATTATTACATGGCGCCTTGGGTAGCAAAGACCAGTTTGCTACCCTTGGGCAAAAGCTTTCGGAGACCTTCGAAATACATTCGCTTAACTTTTCCGGTCATGGTGGCCGAAGCGTTCAACCGGAGCCTTTTACCATACACTCCTTTGGCAGGGATGTACTGGTATATCTGGATGAACATAAGCTAGAAAAACCGAATACATTTGGTTTCAGTATGGGTGGCTACGTGGCTCTATGGCTTGCCCGCTTCCATCCTACCCGCATAGGCCGGATCATGACTCTGGGCACCAAATTTAACTGGACTCCACAGGCAGCAGTAAAGGAAAAGGCTATGCTGGATCCGGATACGATTTTGGAAAAGGTACCTAAGTTTGCCACTATGCTGAAAGAGAGGCATGCTCCCAGCAACTGGCGTACGGTGCTGCATAAAACAGCCGAAATGATGGAGGGCCTGGGTAATGGCGAATGCCTGAAGGATAAAGACTTTGAAGCTATAGATCACCTGACCAGGATATGTGTAGGATCGGAGGATACGATGGTCACTACTATCGAAAGTCAGCATGTAGCAGGACTAATCCCAGGCGGCACCTTTTTCCTCTTCAATAACTTTACTCACCCTATCGAACGTGCGGATACGGGCCTGCTATCAGAAGAGATTACTGAGTTTATGACAAAAGCATAG
- a CDS encoding DUF3109 family protein — translation MILVEHTVISDDIRDELFVCNLSKCKGACCVEGDLGAPLEMEELPVIEKIAGAVRPYLSEAGQKELDKQGAYVLDSDGDYSTPTIGGKECIYAIYDDKGILKCGIEQAYLDGEIDWKKPVSCHLYPIRITKYDEFEALNYDRWHICAPACDLGKELGVPVYKFLKDALIRKYGEKWYSSLCREIEEREEEEKEA, via the coding sequence ATGATTCTGGTAGAGCATACGGTAATTTCTGATGATATCCGAGACGAGCTTTTTGTATGTAACCTTTCGAAGTGTAAAGGGGCATGCTGTGTAGAAGGAGACCTGGGTGCTCCGCTGGAGATGGAGGAGCTACCGGTCATTGAAAAAATAGCCGGTGCAGTGCGGCCTTACTTATCGGAGGCAGGACAGAAGGAACTGGATAAACAGGGCGCCTACGTGCTTGACTCAGACGGGGACTACTCTACTCCTACTATCGGGGGCAAAGAATGCATCTATGCGATCTACGATGATAAGGGCATTCTAAAGTGCGGTATCGAGCAGGCTTACCTGGACGGTGAGATAGATTGGAAAAAGCCGGTTTCCTGCCACCTGTATCCTATACGTATTACAAAATACGATGAATTTGAAGCACTGAATTATGACCGCTGGCACATTTGCGCCCCTGCCTGTGACCTGGGAAAGGAGCTGGGAGTGCCTGTCTATAAGTTCTTAAAAGATGCTCTCATCCGTAAGTATGGGGAGAAATGGTATAGCAGCCTGTGCCGGGAAATAGAGGAACGGGAGGAGGAAGAAAAAGAGGCTTAA
- a CDS encoding helix-turn-helix domain-containing protein, translated as MNNYFAKNLRYLRKKTSQTMEEVATVLGKKKSIIGSYENGQAEPSLQTVIKLADHFNISLWKFVETNLETLPSVIPERGRNIQTFRKKLREIRKLNDEIRKGAPSQDKNALRKSMDTLSDAMTEFGDEMEIALYRQERLERAYLDMYRENG; from the coding sequence ATGAACAATTATTTCGCGAAGAACCTACGGTATCTTAGAAAGAAGACCAGCCAGACTATGGAAGAAGTGGCTACCGTATTGGGAAAAAAGAAGAGTATAATAGGAAGTTATGAAAACGGGCAGGCTGAGCCCAGCTTGCAAACTGTTATTAAACTAGCCGACCATTTCAACATCTCATTGTGGAAATTTGTCGAGACTAACCTGGAAACTCTTCCTTCTGTAATCCCTGAACGAGGCCGGAATATCCAAACTTTCAGAAAAAAGCTGCGCGAAATCCGTAAGCTAAATGATGAAATCAGGAAAGGAGCACCTAGCCAGGACAAAAACGCCCTGCGTAAAAGTATGGACACTCTATCTGACGCCATGACGGAATTTGGCGACGAAATGGAGATCGCACTTTACAGGCAGGAGCGCCTCGAGAGAGCATACCTGGATATGTACCGTGAAAACGGTTAA
- a CDS encoding fructosamine kinase family protein produces the protein MMDGASKTQFFESALFESLGEELQVKDIEFKSGGCINNAVRLITDKGSFFIKWNDHGEPDMFEKEFRGLELLRKAGSGHVPQPFNHGQVGESRYLLTEYLDSYRKDNRYWENLGHNLALLHRQTSDQPGLNFNNYIGRLPQNNEPLPDWVDFFIERRLKVQAGLARYNGLVDDAFMNRFKKIYPKLSEILTDESHSLLHGDLWSGNVMTGPDGEGWLIDPAVYYGNREVDLGFTRLFGGFDQIFYDAYEESYPTITGLSERIDIYNLYPLLVHVNLFGLSYLSGVERIITKYIE, from the coding sequence ATGATGGATGGAGCTTCCAAGACGCAGTTTTTTGAAAGCGCACTGTTTGAGAGCCTGGGCGAGGAGCTGCAGGTGAAGGATATCGAATTTAAAAGTGGGGGATGTATCAATAATGCAGTCCGGCTGATCACGGATAAGGGAAGTTTCTTTATCAAATGGAATGATCACGGGGAGCCTGATATGTTCGAGAAAGAATTCCGGGGGCTGGAGCTACTGAGAAAAGCGGGCAGCGGACATGTACCGCAGCCTTTTAATCACGGGCAGGTGGGCGAAAGCCGGTACTTGCTGACGGAGTACCTGGACAGCTACCGGAAAGACAATCGGTACTGGGAAAATCTGGGGCATAACCTGGCTCTGCTTCACCGACAGACAAGTGACCAGCCAGGACTGAACTTTAATAACTACATAGGCCGCCTTCCTCAGAATAATGAACCTCTGCCCGACTGGGTTGATTTTTTTATTGAGAGGCGCTTAAAGGTGCAGGCGGGGCTTGCGAGATATAATGGCCTTGTAGACGATGCCTTCATGAATCGTTTCAAAAAAATATATCCCAAACTTAGCGAAATTCTTACTGATGAGTCTCATTCGTTACTGCATGGAGACCTGTGGAGTGGCAACGTTATGACCGGACCGGACGGGGAGGGATGGTTGATTGATCCGGCGGTTTACTATGGAAACCGCGAGGTTGATTTAGGTTTTACCCGGCTATTCGGAGGCTTCGATCAAATTTTTTACGATGCCTATGAAGAATCCTATCCGACAATTACAGGCTTATCGGAACGAATTGATATTTATAATTTATATCCCTTATTAGTTCATGTTAATCTGTTTGGCCTTTCCTACCTAAGTGGCGTAGAACGAATAATCACTAAATACATCGAGTAA
- a CDS encoding low molecular weight protein-tyrosine-phosphatase, whose protein sequence is MINVLFVCLGNICRSPLAEGVFKKLVEDEGLADRFTIDSAGTSGYHDGDPADPRSIACGREYDIIVDSISRQLEPKDFTEFDYLVAMDESNRQNILKAAGNTIKGFKLVMMRDFDDEIPAGGSKDVPDPYWSGQDGFTKVYEMILRSGRNFLEHLKKEHNLT, encoded by the coding sequence ATGATTAACGTATTATTTGTCTGCCTGGGCAACATTTGCCGTTCCCCGCTGGCAGAGGGGGTATTTAAAAAATTAGTAGAGGACGAAGGCTTGGCCGACAGGTTTACTATAGACTCTGCAGGGACGAGCGGCTACCATGACGGGGATCCCGCAGACCCCCGTAGCATTGCATGCGGACGGGAGTATGACATTATTGTAGACAGTATCTCAAGGCAACTGGAACCTAAGGATTTTACAGAATTTGACTACCTAGTGGCCATGGATGAAAGTAACCGCCAGAATATCCTGAAAGCAGCCGGCAATACTATTAAGGGGTTCAAGCTGGTTATGATGAGAGACTTTGACGATGAGATACCGGCGGGAGGATCAAAAGATGTGCCTGACCCCTACTGGAGCGGACAGGACGGCTTTACGAAAGTATATGAAATGATATTACGCTCCGGGCGGAACTTTCTGGAGCACCTGAAAAAAGAACATAACCTGACATGA
- a CDS encoding enoyl-CoA hydratase-related protein, with amino-acid sequence MEFITVDNQFEKHIALIRLNRPKELNALNLQLMGELRDALAELDADDEVRVVILTGNEKAFAAGADIKQMAGKTAIDMLITDQFSTWDQIKKTKKPLIAAVSGFALGGGCELAMTCDMIVASESARFGQPEIKIGVMPGAGGTQRLTRAVGKARAMEMVLTGKFISAEEALAAGLINRIAPVEMYMEAAKDLAREIAAMSPVAARLAKESVNRAFETHLDEGLHFERKNFYMLFASEDQKEGMQAFVEKRKPEFKGK; translated from the coding sequence ATGGAATTCATTACCGTAGATAACCAATTCGAAAAACACATAGCCTTAATCAGACTCAACCGCCCTAAAGAGCTCAATGCACTTAACCTGCAGCTTATGGGTGAATTGCGTGATGCACTCGCGGAGTTGGATGCTGATGATGAGGTCAGGGTGGTCATCCTTACCGGAAACGAAAAGGCTTTTGCTGCCGGAGCTGATATTAAGCAGATGGCTGGTAAGACCGCTATTGATATGCTGATTACCGACCAATTCTCTACCTGGGACCAGATCAAAAAAACCAAAAAGCCACTGATTGCAGCCGTATCAGGCTTCGCATTGGGTGGTGGGTGTGAGCTGGCCATGACCTGTGACATGATCGTCGCCTCTGAATCAGCCAGGTTTGGTCAGCCGGAAATCAAAATTGGTGTAATGCCCGGCGCTGGAGGCACTCAGCGCCTGACCCGCGCAGTAGGTAAAGCAAGAGCCATGGAGATGGTACTCACCGGTAAGTTTATCAGTGCTGAAGAGGCCCTGGCCGCAGGCCTCATAAATCGCATAGCCCCCGTAGAGATGTATATGGAAGCCGCTAAAGACCTTGCCAGGGAAATAGCCGCCATGTCACCAGTTGCCGCGCGCCTTGCTAAAGAATCAGTAAACAGGGCTTTTGAGACCCATCTGGATGAAGGCCTTCATTTTGAGCGGAAAAACTTCTACATGCTCTTTGCCTCAGAAGATCAGAAGGAAGGTATGCAGGCCTTTGTAGAAAAACGCAAACCCGAATTCAAAGGAAAATAA
- a CDS encoding DUF6588 family protein, translating into MNKLLIVCALMILGVSGTAYAQLDIDRILVSGRQDAEKITEMYVSPLAKGFASGLNNGWYITAKPHESLGFNLSISVSASLVPDEDEYFLFRNEDFTNIRLTDSNLTQAESPTVMGAAQPGPNVTVYNDAFGANVPVDNFDLAEGIGLEDEIGFNAVPAPMVTLGVGIIKNTDLVLRFVPELKNDDGSFYMYGLGLKHDIKQWIPGVSALPFDLSVFSGYTKLNGELNLEGTFDGDNQRGVLDIEAKTIQVLAGKKVGILNVYAGLGYDFTRTTTQILGEYVIAYSNISNVRVTLQDPVDFAINTNTLRATAGFGLKLGPIALNGDYSIAEYHTATVGLSVSVN; encoded by the coding sequence ATGAATAAGCTATTGATTGTATGCGCCCTGATGATACTGGGTGTGAGCGGAACGGCCTATGCACAATTGGATATTGACCGAATACTTGTTTCGGGTCGGCAGGACGCAGAAAAAATCACTGAGATGTATGTATCACCACTTGCAAAGGGCTTTGCGAGCGGGCTGAATAACGGATGGTATATTACGGCAAAGCCTCATGAATCTTTAGGCTTTAACCTGTCGATATCTGTATCTGCCTCGCTGGTACCTGATGAAGATGAGTATTTCCTGTTCAGAAACGAAGACTTCACTAATATCAGGCTAACTGACTCTAATCTTACACAAGCCGAAAGCCCGACGGTGATGGGCGCTGCGCAGCCTGGCCCTAACGTGACGGTTTATAATGACGCTTTTGGTGCCAATGTACCGGTTGATAATTTTGATCTGGCAGAGGGCATAGGGCTAGAAGATGAAATTGGCTTTAACGCGGTGCCGGCTCCTATGGTGACGCTGGGGGTGGGTATCATCAAAAACACGGACTTAGTACTTCGCTTTGTGCCTGAGTTGAAAAATGATGACGGCTCTTTTTATATGTATGGCCTGGGCCTGAAGCATGATATTAAGCAATGGATTCCGGGGGTTAGTGCGTTACCGTTTGACTTGTCGGTATTTAGTGGCTACACTAAACTGAATGGCGAACTTAACCTTGAGGGGACTTTTGACGGGGATAACCAAAGGGGTGTACTGGACATAGAAGCAAAAACGATACAGGTGCTGGCTGGTAAGAAGGTGGGGATACTGAATGTATATGCCGGACTTGGGTATGACTTCACACGTACGACTACTCAAATACTGGGTGAGTATGTCATTGCTTACAGCAATATCTCAAACGTAAGGGTTACTCTGCAGGACCCAGTGGACTTTGCGATTAACACGAATACATTGCGGGCTACGGCTGGGTTTGGCCTCAAGCTGGGCCCTATTGCTCTTAACGGGGACTACTCCATAGCTGAGTACCATACGGCTACGGTAGGTCTGAGTGTATCGGTAAACTGA
- a CDS encoding Fur family transcriptional regulator: MKEEVQNIDNEEVKRLLSEAGLKVTPQRMAIYRTVYDRKDHPTADKVHEAIATALPTISLGTVYKTLDTLVTKGLLSRVATDEGLLRYDANPVQHLHLYLTDSGEIIDLHDEELMEMIRQHLESKKIRNFEVQDIRLQITGRKQNPHKGIDHE, encoded by the coding sequence TTGAAGGAAGAGGTTCAAAATATTGATAACGAGGAGGTTAAGAGGCTTTTAAGTGAAGCTGGCCTTAAGGTGACACCTCAGCGAATGGCCATATACCGTACAGTGTACGATAGAAAGGACCATCCTACTGCTGATAAAGTTCACGAGGCCATTGCAACCGCCCTTCCCACTATCAGCCTCGGTACAGTATATAAAACACTCGATACCCTTGTCACCAAGGGCTTACTTTCCAGGGTCGCTACTGATGAGGGGCTGCTACGATACGATGCCAACCCCGTTCAGCACCTGCACCTCTACCTTACCGACTCCGGCGAGATCATTGATCTTCATGATGAGGAACTTATGGAGATGATACGTCAGCACCTGGAGAGCAAGAAAATAAGAAACTTTGAAGTACAGGACATCCGGCTACAGATTACAGGCCGGAAGCAGAATCCTCACAAAGGAATAGATCACGAATAA
- a CDS encoding peroxiredoxin, producing the protein MSLVGKKAPLVNAPAVINGEEIQENFSLDQYLGNKYVVFFFYPKDFTFVCPTEIHAFQEKLAEFEKLDVAVVGCSCDTEETHLAWLNVPKDQGGIQGVNYPLVADAAKTVASNFGVLAGEWDYNEEGELEFAGAPVSYRGTFLIDKEGVVRQATVNDLPLGRNVDETLRLVKALQHTEKHGEVCPANWDEGKDAMQATRDGVADYLSKH; encoded by the coding sequence ATGTCATTAGTAGGTAAGAAGGCACCCTTGGTTAATGCACCAGCCGTAATTAACGGTGAAGAGATACAGGAGAATTTTTCTCTAGACCAGTATCTTGGTAATAAATACGTAGTATTCTTTTTCTACCCTAAAGATTTCACATTCGTTTGCCCTACTGAGATTCACGCTTTCCAGGAGAAACTTGCTGAGTTCGAAAAGCTTGACGTAGCTGTAGTAGGTTGCTCATGCGACACCGAAGAGACTCACCTGGCCTGGCTGAACGTACCCAAAGATCAGGGTGGCATCCAGGGCGTAAACTATCCTTTAGTGGCTGATGCTGCTAAAACCGTAGCATCTAACTTCGGCGTACTTGCCGGTGAGTGGGACTACAACGAAGAAGGAGAACTCGAATTTGCAGGAGCACCTGTTTCTTACCGTGGCACATTCCTTATCGACAAAGAAGGTGTGGTACGTCAGGCAACTGTAAACGACCTTCCCCTTGGCCGTAATGTAGACGAGACGCTTCGTCTCGTAAAAGCACTTCAGCACACTGAGAAGCACGGCGAAGTATGCCCTGCTAACTGGGACGAGGGTAAAGACGCCATGCAGGCAACCCGTGACGGTGTGGCTGACTACCTGAGCAAGCACTAA